The Bordetella sp. FB-8 genome includes a window with the following:
- the murB gene encoding UDP-N-acetylmuramate dehydrogenase: MSNLSAAVPPLCDLKPEARDLTACNTLGLASHASACVVIERIGQLDALSELARCHASLLILGGGSNVVLPDRVPGLVARVALRGLCRVQEREDAWIVEAAAGEAWHDVVSACIAQGWDGLENLALIPGTVGAAPVQNIGAYGVELADRLDSVQAWHIPGRRMVHMTAADCRFAYRDSVFKRAHPGEWLIVSVRLALPRPWRPVLDYPDLQRDAGLSAGAPPTARTIFDAVCRIRRAKLPDPATIGNAGSFFKNPLVDARAHDRLLARFPGLVSYVQSDGRYKLAAGWLIDQCGWKGRALGSAGVHDRQALVLVNRGGAKADDVMALARAIQRDVMSRYGVKLDPEPVVVAGQV, translated from the coding sequence ATGTCAAACCTGTCTGCCGCAGTCCCCCCACTCTGCGATCTGAAACCCGAGGCACGCGACCTGACCGCGTGCAATACGCTGGGCCTGGCTTCCCATGCTTCGGCCTGCGTCGTGATCGAGCGCATCGGGCAGCTCGATGCCCTGTCGGAGCTGGCCCGGTGTCATGCCTCCCTGCTCATCCTGGGCGGCGGCAGCAATGTGGTGCTGCCGGACCGAGTTCCCGGCCTGGTGGCGCGCGTGGCTCTGCGCGGCCTGTGCCGGGTCCAGGAGCGCGAAGACGCCTGGATCGTCGAAGCCGCGGCGGGCGAGGCCTGGCACGACGTAGTGTCGGCCTGCATTGCCCAGGGCTGGGACGGCCTGGAAAATCTCGCGTTGATCCCCGGTACGGTCGGGGCCGCGCCGGTGCAGAACATCGGCGCTTATGGCGTGGAGCTGGCCGATCGCTTGGACAGCGTGCAGGCCTGGCATATTCCCGGGCGCCGCATGGTGCATATGACGGCGGCCGATTGCCGGTTCGCCTATCGCGACAGCGTGTTCAAGCGCGCGCATCCAGGCGAATGGCTGATCGTTTCCGTGCGCCTGGCCTTGCCGCGCCCCTGGCGGCCAGTGCTGGACTATCCCGACCTGCAACGCGACGCAGGGCTGTCTGCCGGCGCGCCGCCGACGGCTCGCACCATTTTCGATGCGGTGTGCCGCATTCGCCGTGCCAAGCTGCCGGACCCGGCGACGATCGGCAATGCCGGCAGCTTCTTCAAGAACCCGTTGGTCGACGCGCGCGCGCACGATAGGCTGTTGGCGCGTTTTCCTGGACTGGTGTCGTATGTGCAGTCCGATGGTCGCTACAAGCTGGCGGCGGGTTGGCTGATCGATCAGTGCGGGTGGAAGGGCAGGGCGCTTGGGTCTGCCGGCGTTCACGACCGCCAGGCTTTGGTGCTGGTGAACCGGGGCGGCGCGAAGGCCGACGACGTAATGGCCCTGGCTCGCGCCATACAGCGGGACGTGATGTCGCGCTACGGCGTGAAACTGGACCCCGAGCCCGTGGTGGTGGCGGGGCAGGTCTGA
- a CDS encoding branched-chain amino acid ABC transporter permease: MDIFVQQVINGLVLGSMYAIIALGYTMVYGILGIINFAHGDILMIGAMVAYTTVNLLQHHFPHLGNVPIVLISLVVSATVCAMVGFTIEKVAYRPLRNAPRLAPLLTAIGMSITLETIAMIVWSPDPLPFPQLLPTDPLNVIAQTNTTIGAVISGTEITIIVTAFLVMGGLLLLVHKTKLGRAMRAIAENPKNASLMGVNPNFVISATFMIGSALAALAGLMMALEYGHVHFYMGFIPGLKAFTAAVLGGIGNLGGAMVGGIVLGLIEQLGAGYIGQLTHGVFGSNYQDVFAFIVLIIVLVFRPSGLLGERVADRA, from the coding sequence ATGGACATATTCGTTCAACAAGTTATCAACGGCCTGGTACTGGGCAGCATGTATGCCATCATCGCCCTGGGCTACACGATGGTGTACGGCATTCTCGGCATCATCAACTTCGCGCACGGCGACATCCTCATGATTGGCGCCATGGTCGCCTACACGACGGTCAACCTGCTGCAGCACCACTTCCCCCATCTGGGCAACGTCCCCATCGTGCTGATATCCCTGGTTGTGTCGGCCACGGTCTGCGCCATGGTGGGCTTCACAATCGAGAAGGTGGCCTACCGGCCGCTGCGCAACGCGCCGCGACTGGCGCCGCTGCTCACGGCCATCGGCATGTCCATCACGCTCGAAACCATCGCCATGATCGTCTGGTCGCCTGATCCCTTGCCCTTCCCGCAACTGCTGCCCACCGATCCGCTCAACGTCATTGCACAGACGAACACGACCATCGGCGCGGTGATCTCCGGAACCGAGATCACAATCATCGTGACTGCGTTCCTGGTCATGGGCGGGCTGTTGCTGCTGGTGCACAAGACCAAGCTGGGCCGCGCGATGCGCGCCATCGCCGAGAACCCCAAAAACGCCAGCCTGATGGGCGTGAACCCGAACTTCGTGATCTCGGCCACCTTCATGATCGGCTCGGCGCTGGCCGCTCTGGCCGGCCTGATGATGGCCCTGGAATACGGCCATGTGCACTTCTACATGGGCTTCATCCCCGGACTGAAAGCCTTTACCGCGGCAGTGCTCGGCGGCATCGGCAACCTGGGCGGCGCCATGGTGGGCGGCATCGTGCTGGGCCTGATCGAACAGTTGGGCGCCGGCTATATCGGCCAGCTCACCCACGGCGTGTTCGGCAGCAACTACCAAGACGTCTTCGCATTCATCGTGCTGATCATCGTGCTGGTCTTCAGGCCCTCCGGCTTGCTGGGCGAACGCGTGGCCGATCGCGCTTAA
- a CDS encoding branched-chain amino acid ABC transporter substrate-binding protein has protein sequence MKFQLKPTSAALILAGVALAFGQTASADVTVKIGSAAPLTGSIAHIGQDQADGAQLAVDEINKAGNLVIGGQKVKLVLDSQDDQADPKTGTQVAQKLVDDGVVAVVGHLNSGVSIPASKIYSDNGVTEITPASTNPQYTLQGYKTTFRVIGTDAQQGPALAKYAQKLGIKKVAIVDDATAYGQGLADEYAKTAKAEGIQVLSRDATNDKATDFKAILTKIKAERPDAIFFGGMDATGGPFAKQAQQLAIKARIMSGDGVCTPDLSKLAGSATDGIICSIAGGDLSKMAGGAKFAKDLKAAFGHDPVVYSPSAYDAVHVIVDAMKRSNSITRAGILGAMPSTNYNGLTGNIQFDQHGDLKGASISLYKYVGGKMTLLDVMKM, from the coding sequence ATGAAGTTTCAACTCAAACCCACCAGCGCAGCTCTGATCCTCGCCGGCGTCGCCCTGGCATTCGGCCAAACCGCCTCTGCCGACGTTACCGTCAAGATCGGCAGCGCCGCCCCGCTGACCGGCAGCATCGCCCACATCGGCCAGGACCAGGCCGACGGTGCCCAGCTCGCCGTCGACGAAATCAACAAGGCCGGCAACCTCGTCATCGGCGGCCAGAAAGTCAAACTCGTCCTGGATTCGCAAGACGACCAGGCCGACCCCAAGACCGGCACGCAAGTTGCCCAGAAGCTGGTTGACGACGGCGTCGTAGCCGTGGTGGGCCACCTGAACTCCGGCGTTTCGATCCCCGCTTCCAAGATCTACAGCGACAACGGCGTGACCGAGATCACCCCGGCCTCGACCAACCCGCAATACACGCTGCAGGGCTACAAGACCACCTTCCGCGTGATCGGCACCGACGCCCAGCAAGGCCCCGCCCTGGCCAAATATGCCCAGAAGCTGGGCATCAAGAAGGTCGCCATCGTCGACGACGCCACGGCCTACGGCCAAGGCCTGGCCGACGAGTACGCCAAGACCGCCAAGGCCGAAGGTATCCAGGTGCTGTCGCGCGACGCCACCAACGACAAGGCTACGGACTTCAAGGCCATCCTGACCAAGATCAAGGCCGAGCGGCCCGACGCGATCTTCTTCGGCGGCATGGATGCCACCGGCGGCCCGTTCGCCAAGCAGGCCCAACAGCTGGCCATCAAGGCTCGCATCATGTCGGGCGACGGTGTCTGCACTCCCGACCTGAGCAAGCTGGCCGGTAGCGCCACCGACGGCATCATCTGCTCGATCGCCGGCGGCGATCTGTCCAAGATGGCGGGCGGCGCCAAGTTCGCCAAAGACCTGAAGGCCGCGTTCGGCCACGACCCGGTCGTCTACTCGCCCTCGGCGTACGACGCTGTCCACGTGATCGTCGACGCCATGAAGCGCTCGAACTCGATCACGCGCGCCGGCATCCTGGGTGCCATGCCCTCGACCAACTACAACGGCCTGACCGGCAACATCCAGTTCGACCAGCACGGCGACCTGAAGGGTGCCTCGATCTCGCTGTACAAGTATGTCGGCGGCAAGATGACCCTGCTTGACGTTATGAAGATGTAA
- a CDS encoding branched-chain amino acid ABC transporter permease produces the protein MNSNKKLLLYIVYAALILIVPEVVGTLGGNYWVRVLDFAMLYVMLALGLNVVVGFTGLLDLGYIAFYAVGAYTAALLSSPHLPTHFEWIAHALPGGMHSPYLLIAVVGMVLAAFFGVLLGAPTLRLRGDYLAIVTLGFGEIVRIFMNNLYSPINFTNGPQGINNVDPVHFGAFSLDKDHTLFGFTITGSMQYYYLFLLGSLLVIAVCTRLQSSRIGRAWAAIREDELAAKAMGINTRNMKLLAFAMGASFGGLAGSMFGAFQGFVSPESFTFWESTVVLACVVLGGMGHIPGVILGALLMSIFPEVLRVTVGPIQQHLFGHEIVSPSIIRQGVYGISMVLIMLYRPAGLWPAPKHEDRMAKLSKQNGKQAAA, from the coding sequence ATGAACTCCAATAAAAAACTCCTTCTGTACATCGTCTACGCCGCACTGATCCTGATCGTCCCCGAGGTGGTCGGCACCCTGGGCGGCAATTACTGGGTGCGCGTACTCGACTTCGCCATGCTCTATGTAATGCTGGCGCTAGGCCTGAATGTCGTGGTGGGCTTCACCGGCCTGCTCGACCTGGGCTATATCGCGTTCTATGCCGTGGGCGCTTACACGGCGGCGCTACTGTCCTCGCCCCACCTGCCCACCCACTTCGAATGGATTGCCCACGCGCTTCCCGGCGGCATGCACTCGCCCTACCTGCTCATCGCGGTGGTCGGCATGGTCCTGGCGGCGTTTTTCGGCGTCCTGCTGGGTGCGCCCACACTGCGCCTGCGCGGCGACTACCTGGCCATCGTGACGCTGGGCTTCGGGGAGATCGTGCGCATTTTCATGAACAACCTGTATAGCCCGATCAACTTCACCAACGGCCCCCAGGGCATCAACAACGTCGATCCCGTTCATTTCGGGGCGTTCAGCCTGGACAAGGACCACACGTTGTTCGGCTTCACGATCACCGGGTCCATGCAGTACTACTACCTGTTCCTGCTTGGCTCGCTGCTCGTGATCGCGGTGTGTACCCGCCTGCAAAGCTCGCGCATCGGCCGCGCCTGGGCCGCCATCCGCGAGGACGAACTGGCCGCCAAGGCCATGGGCATCAACACCCGCAATATGAAGCTGCTGGCCTTCGCCATGGGTGCTTCCTTCGGTGGGCTGGCCGGTTCCATGTTCGGCGCTTTCCAAGGCTTCGTGTCGCCTGAATCCTTCACTTTCTGGGAATCGACCGTGGTGCTGGCCTGCGTGGTGCTGGGCGGCATGGGCCATATTCCGGGCGTGATCCTGGGCGCCCTGCTGATGTCGATCTTCCCCGAGGTCCTGCGCGTTACCGTGGGTCCGATACAGCAACATCTCTTCGGCCACGAGATCGTCAGTCCGTCCATCATCCGCCAGGGCGTCTACGGCATCTCCATGGTGTTGATCATGCTGTACCGCCCGGCAGGCCTGTGGCCAGCGCCCAAACATGAAGACCGCATGGCCAAGCTGAGCAAGCAGAACGGCAAGCAAGCGGCCGCATAA
- the hemH gene encoding ferrochelatase, whose amino-acid sequence MGVLVVNLGTPEAPTPHAIRQYLAEFLSDQRVVELPRLLWLPILYGVILRSRPKRLAPRYAGIWLEGGSPLLVYSRRQADGLAERLAASGLDVRVELAMRYGRPAIADAMAALRAAGCERIVVLPLYPQYSGSTTGSVVDAVMAQVGPLGLVSKPRVIEHFYEDPAYLDALAGRIARHWQDHGHPDKLLMSFHGLPRRMIDRGDPYYRHCLETAALLRQRLGLIESRSEVTFQSRFGAQRWLEPYTLPRLQALPGEGVKSVDVVCPGFMADCLETLEEIDQLCREAFIEAGGKQFRYIPALNDDPTWLDGMARLVQRQLQT is encoded by the coding sequence ATGGGCGTGCTGGTCGTCAACCTGGGTACGCCCGAGGCGCCGACGCCGCATGCCATCCGGCAGTATCTGGCCGAGTTCCTGTCCGATCAGCGCGTGGTCGAGCTGCCGCGGCTGCTGTGGCTGCCCATTCTGTACGGCGTGATACTGCGCAGCCGTCCCAAAAGGCTGGCTCCTCGCTACGCCGGCATCTGGCTGGAAGGCGGCTCGCCGCTACTGGTCTACAGCCGCCGCCAGGCCGACGGACTGGCCGAGCGGCTGGCGGCCAGCGGGCTGGATGTCCGCGTCGAGCTTGCCATGCGCTACGGTCGGCCTGCCATCGCCGATGCCATGGCGGCGCTGCGTGCGGCCGGGTGCGAACGCATCGTGGTGCTGCCGCTGTATCCGCAATACTCGGGCAGCACGACCGGCTCGGTCGTCGATGCCGTGATGGCGCAAGTCGGACCCCTGGGGCTGGTGTCCAAGCCGCGCGTCATTGAGCACTTCTACGAGGATCCCGCTTACCTGGATGCCCTGGCCGGCCGCATCGCCCGGCACTGGCAGGACCACGGACATCCGGACAAGCTGCTGATGAGCTTTCACGGCCTGCCGCGGCGCATGATCGATCGTGGCGATCCCTACTACCGCCACTGTCTGGAAACCGCTGCGCTGCTGCGCCAGCGTCTGGGTCTGATCGAATCCCGCTCCGAGGTCACGTTCCAGAGCCGTTTCGGCGCGCAACGCTGGCTCGAACCCTATACCTTGCCGCGCTTGCAGGCCCTGCCCGGTGAGGGGGTCAAATCGGTGGACGTGGTATGTCCAGGCTTCATGGCCGACTGCCTCGAGACGCTGGAGGAGATCGACCAGCTCTGCCGGGAAGCGTTCATCGAGGCCGGGGGCAAGCAGTTCCGTTACATCCCCGCGCTCAATGATGATCCGACCTGGTTGGATGGAATGGCGCGGCTGGTGCAACGCCAGCTGCAGACCTGA
- a CDS encoding outer membrane protein assembly factor BamE: protein MSPARGRTLRYARTGLLALSLALALAGCSSDKWGFPYRHSVQQGNWVTQEQVAQLKPGMTRNQVRFVLGSPTLTDVLHADRWDYIYYYRTGSGVSQERKFTVWFKNDVLDHWEGDPQPDKQPFQLNKQQAEDAIRRAKDYAEEPPLPAAQGGSGSTPTPFE, encoded by the coding sequence GTGTCGCCGGCTCGCGGCCGCACGTTGCGCTATGCCCGTACCGGTCTGCTCGCACTTTCGCTGGCCCTGGCCCTGGCCGGCTGCAGCTCGGACAAATGGGGTTTCCCCTATCGTCACAGCGTCCAGCAAGGCAACTGGGTCACCCAAGAACAGGTCGCCCAGCTCAAGCCGGGCATGACCCGCAACCAGGTGCGCTTCGTGCTGGGCAGCCCCACGCTGACCGACGTGCTGCATGCCGACCGCTGGGACTATATCTATTACTACCGGACCGGCAGCGGCGTTTCGCAAGAGCGCAAGTTCACCGTCTGGTTCAAGAACGATGTCCTGGACCACTGGGAAGGCGATCCGCAGCCCGACAAACAGCCGTTCCAGCTCAACAAGCAACAGGCTGAAGATGCCATCCGGCGCGCAAAGGACTACGCCGAAGAGCCGCCGCTCCCCGCCGCGCAAGGCGGCAGCGGCTCCACGCCAACCCCTTTCGAATAA
- a CDS encoding NAD kinase encodes MHFPTIALIGRYQDSGLDGPLRALASMLTRAGRAVLIETETARNTQVHEYPVATLEEIGKTASLAVVMGGDGTVLGVARHLAPYSALIVGINHGHLGFITDISLPEAHTALAQMLHGNYRIEERMLLTASIWRGSQQMYAATALNDVVINRAGRGGMIEVHVEHNDIFMYSQRADGLIIATPTGSSAYALSAGGPLLHPGLNAVALVPVAPQTLSNRPIVIPGDGVLKLSLTAVGRGQTGANVHFDMQSWSDLQVGDCIRVQRAPWNIRFVHPQGYSYFSTLRRKLHWNLMPHDTEPGAKLG; translated from the coding sequence ATGCACTTTCCAACCATCGCCCTGATCGGCAGGTACCAGGACAGCGGTCTGGACGGCCCGCTGCGCGCGTTGGCGTCGATGCTGACCCGGGCGGGCCGCGCAGTGCTGATCGAGACCGAGACGGCCCGCAATACCCAGGTACACGAGTACCCGGTGGCCACCCTCGAGGAAATCGGCAAGACCGCCTCACTGGCCGTGGTCATGGGCGGGGACGGCACCGTGCTGGGGGTCGCCAGGCACCTGGCGCCCTACAGCGCGCTGATCGTAGGCATCAACCACGGCCACCTGGGCTTCATCACCGACATCTCCCTGCCCGAAGCGCACACCGCGCTGGCCCAGATGCTGCACGGTAATTACCGCATCGAAGAGCGCATGCTGCTGACCGCCAGCATCTGGCGCGGCAGCCAGCAAATGTACGCCGCCACGGCGCTGAATGACGTTGTCATCAACCGCGCCGGCCGCGGCGGCATGATCGAAGTGCATGTCGAGCACAACGACATTTTCATGTACTCCCAACGCGCCGACGGCCTGATCATCGCCACGCCTACCGGATCGAGTGCCTATGCTCTGTCGGCCGGCGGCCCGCTGCTGCACCCTGGCCTGAACGCCGTGGCGCTGGTGCCGGTCGCGCCGCAGACCCTGTCAAACCGCCCCATCGTTATCCCCGGCGATGGCGTACTCAAGCTCTCGCTCACCGCCGTCGGGCGCGGTCAGACGGGCGCTAACGTGCACTTCGACATGCAATCCTGGTCCGACCTTCAGGTGGGCGATTGCATCCGGGTACAGCGTGCGCCCTGGAACATCCGTTTCGTGCATCCGCAAGGCTACAGCTATTTCTCCACCCTGCGCCGCAAGCTGCACTGGAACCTGATGCCGCACGACACCGAACCCGGCGCCAAGCTCGGATAG
- the recN gene encoding DNA repair protein RecN yields the protein MLRTLHIRDFVIVEQAEIHFDAGFTVFSGETGAGKSILIDALALALGERGDAGVLREGAQRADITALFDTPEALTGWLAERELDAGPELALRRVVDAQGRSRAYLNGNPVTVALLRELGEHLVDIHGQHAHQSLMRPDAQRDLLDAHGGHAPLRQSVAQAWKQWRALLKQLDAAEHDAGTLAAEQERLRWQADQLDSLNLAPGEWDALQTEQTRLAHAQSLRDGATQVIEALDGENGSARQRIGLAMHQTQQMLRHDPSLTSLAQALESADIAINEAVSDMNSYVDRVELDPQRLAEIEARMGAAFDLARKFRTEPGELPALRDTLHARLADMQAAADIEALRRQVQAAQAEYAQAAGALSAARRKVAKDLGKQVSQAMQTLSMKGGAFEVALLEGAPSAQGGEIVEFRVAGHAGATPRPLAKVASGGELSRISLALSVMASRAARVPTLIFDEVDSGVGGAVAEVVGKLLRELGERHQVLCVTHLPQVAACGNAHYQVSKTENRGKTRSGIELLTPESRVEELARMLGGIKITDTTRRHAREMLGIEVSS from the coding sequence ATGCTACGCACCCTGCATATCCGCGACTTCGTCATCGTCGAACAGGCCGAAATCCACTTCGATGCCGGTTTCACCGTCTTCTCCGGTGAAACCGGCGCCGGAAAATCGATACTCATCGACGCCCTGGCGCTGGCGCTGGGCGAACGCGGCGATGCCGGCGTGCTGCGCGAAGGCGCGCAACGGGCCGACATCACCGCGCTGTTCGACACGCCCGAGGCGCTGACGGGCTGGCTGGCTGAGCGAGAACTCGACGCCGGGCCGGAACTGGCGCTGCGCCGCGTCGTCGACGCCCAGGGCCGCAGCCGCGCCTATCTCAACGGCAACCCGGTCACCGTGGCGCTGCTGCGCGAGCTGGGCGAACACCTGGTGGACATCCACGGCCAGCACGCGCACCAAAGCCTGATGCGGCCAGACGCCCAGCGCGACCTGCTCGACGCCCACGGCGGGCACGCCCCATTGCGCCAGTCAGTGGCACAGGCCTGGAAGCAATGGCGCGCTCTGCTCAAGCAGCTCGATGCCGCCGAGCACGATGCCGGCACCCTGGCCGCGGAACAGGAGCGGCTGCGATGGCAGGCTGACCAACTCGACAGCCTGAATCTGGCGCCCGGAGAATGGGACGCCCTGCAGACCGAGCAGACCCGGCTGGCCCATGCCCAGTCGCTGCGCGACGGCGCCACCCAGGTCATCGAAGCGCTGGACGGCGAGAACGGCTCGGCCCGCCAGCGCATCGGCCTGGCCATGCATCAAACCCAGCAGATGCTGCGCCACGACCCCAGCCTCACGAGCTTGGCACAGGCACTGGAGTCGGCCGATATCGCCATAAACGAAGCCGTGTCCGACATGAACAGCTATGTCGACCGGGTCGAACTCGACCCACAGCGCCTGGCCGAGATCGAGGCGCGCATGGGCGCCGCCTTCGATCTGGCCCGCAAGTTCAGAACCGAACCCGGCGAACTCCCCGCGCTGCGCGACACCCTGCATGCTCGATTGGCGGACATGCAGGCCGCGGCTGACATAGAAGCCCTGCGCCGGCAGGTCCAAGCCGCCCAGGCCGAATACGCCCAGGCGGCCGGCGCGCTTTCGGCCGCGCGCCGCAAGGTGGCCAAGGACCTGGGCAAACAGGTAAGCCAGGCCATGCAGACTTTGTCCATGAAAGGTGGCGCTTTCGAGGTCGCCCTGCTGGAAGGCGCGCCGTCGGCCCAGGGCGGCGAAATCGTCGAGTTCCGCGTGGCCGGCCATGCCGGCGCCACGCCACGGCCGCTGGCGAAAGTGGCCTCGGGCGGCGAGCTGTCGCGCATTTCGCTGGCGCTGTCGGTCATGGCGAGCCGGGCGGCGCGCGTGCCCACCCTGATCTTCGACGAAGTGGACAGCGGCGTGGGCGGCGCGGTGGCGGAGGTCGTGGGCAAGCTGCTGCGCGAGCTGGGCGAGCGCCATCAGGTGCTGTGCGTAACGCACCTGCCCCAGGTGGCCGCCTGCGGCAATGCGCACTACCAAGTCAGCAAAACGGAAAATCGCGGCAAGACGCGATCGGGTATCGAGCTATTGACGCCGGAATCGCGTGTCGAGGAACTGGCGCGCATGCTGGGCGGCATCAAGATCACCGACACCACGCGCAGGCATGCCCGGGAGATGCTTGGGATCGAGGTCAGTTCCTAG
- the fur gene encoding ferric iron uptake transcriptional regulator — protein sequence MSDQSDLKNMGLKATFPRLKILDIFRKSDQRHLSAEDVYRALISESVEIGLATVYRVLTQFEQAGILARSQFDTGKAVFELNDGDHHDHMICTNCGSVTEFTDTDIEKRQHKVAKDHGFTLESHAMVLYGICSNCQKRR from the coding sequence ATGAGCGACCAGAGCGATCTGAAGAACATGGGCTTGAAGGCCACTTTTCCGCGCTTGAAGATCTTGGATATTTTTCGCAAGTCGGATCAAAGGCACTTGAGCGCGGAGGATGTCTATCGCGCGCTCATTTCCGAGAGCGTGGAAATCGGCCTGGCCACGGTCTACAGGGTGCTTACGCAGTTCGAGCAGGCCGGCATCCTGGCCCGCAGCCAGTTCGATACCGGCAAGGCCGTGTTTGAGCTGAACGACGGCGACCACCACGATCACATGATCTGCACCAATTGCGGATCCGTGACCGAATTTACCGACACCGATATCGAGAAGCGCCAGCACAAAGTGGCCAAGGACCATGGCTTCACCCTGGAAAGCCACGCCATGGTGCTTTATGGGATTTGCAGCAACTGCCAGAAGCGCCGCTGA
- the dapB gene encoding 4-hydroxy-tetrahydrodipicolinate reductase codes for MRIAIAGARGRMGRMLIEAVLEAPDMQLAAALDRKGSPVLGQDAGAFLGRATGVHLTDDLDALAQADCLIDFTRPEPSLAHLQACARHGVKVVLGTTGFDAAGHAAIEAAAGKTAIVFAPNMSVGVNATLKLLDLAARLLASGYDVEVFESHHRNKIDAPSGTALMMGQTVAKAWGKSLPEVATWARHGDTGIRETGKIGFSSARGGDIVGEHTVFFCGTGERIEITHRSSSRATYAQGSLRAARFLADRQTGLYNMQDVLN; via the coding sequence ATGCGTATCGCCATTGCCGGTGCACGTGGCCGCATGGGCCGCATGCTGATCGAAGCCGTGCTCGAAGCGCCGGACATGCAGTTGGCCGCGGCGCTCGATCGCAAGGGTTCGCCCGTCCTGGGCCAGGATGCCGGCGCCTTCCTGGGCCGCGCGACGGGCGTGCACCTGACCGATGATCTCGATGCGCTGGCTCAGGCCGACTGCCTCATCGATTTCACCCGCCCGGAACCCTCGCTGGCGCATCTGCAGGCTTGCGCGCGCCATGGCGTCAAAGTCGTGCTGGGCACCACCGGGTTTGACGCGGCCGGCCACGCCGCCATCGAAGCGGCAGCCGGGAAAACAGCCATCGTTTTCGCGCCCAATATGAGCGTGGGCGTCAACGCCACGCTCAAGCTGCTGGACCTGGCGGCCCGCCTGCTCGCCTCAGGCTACGACGTCGAAGTATTCGAGTCCCATCACCGCAACAAGATCGACGCCCCCTCGGGAACGGCGCTCATGATGGGCCAGACGGTAGCCAAGGCCTGGGGCAAATCCCTGCCCGAGGTAGCCACCTGGGCTCGCCATGGCGACACGGGCATACGCGAAACCGGCAAGATCGGTTTTTCCTCGGCGCGCGGCGGAGACATCGTGGGCGAGCACACCGTGTTTTTCTGCGGTACCGGCGAGCGCATCGAAATCACGCACCGCTCCAGCAGCCGCGCCACCTATGCACAGGGTTCGCTGCGCGCCGCGCGCTTCCTGGCGGACAGGCAGACCGGGCTGTACAACATGCAGGACGTGCTGAACTAG
- the hrcA gene encoding heat-inducible transcriptional repressor HrcA: MDDRAGALLKALIERYIADGQPVGSRTLSKVFDLSPATIRNVMADLEDQGLIHSPHTSAGRIPTPRGYRMFVDTLLAVRAYQLEPSYGHEVADMLPMTEPARAVNAAAALLSNLTQFAGVVLTPKRSQVFRHIEFIRLSDRRVLLIIVTPDGDVQNRILAMQRDYSEADLIEAGNFFNVHFSGKSFEAVRRTLSTELAQLGEDISRLMQAAVEAGAEAADDGDAMVISGERKLLEVTDIASDMDRLRKMFSLFEKKTDLLQLLDMSRRAQGVQIYIGGDSQLMPVEDVSIITAPYGVDGKVVGTLGVIGPTRMAYERVIPIVDITARLLSNALSNN; encoded by the coding sequence ATGGACGACCGCGCGGGCGCATTGCTGAAAGCTCTTATCGAACGCTACATCGCCGATGGGCAGCCGGTAGGGTCGCGCACGCTTTCCAAGGTATTTGACCTGTCGCCCGCCACCATCCGCAATGTCATGGCCGATCTTGAGGACCAGGGGCTGATCCATAGTCCCCACACCTCGGCCGGCCGCATTCCCACGCCCCGCGGCTATCGGATGTTCGTCGACACGCTGCTGGCCGTGCGCGCCTACCAGCTCGAACCTAGCTACGGACACGAAGTGGCCGATATGCTGCCCATGACCGAACCGGCCCGGGCGGTCAATGCGGCCGCGGCGCTGCTGTCCAACCTGACGCAGTTTGCCGGGGTGGTGCTCACGCCCAAGCGTTCTCAGGTGTTTCGCCACATCGAATTCATACGCCTTTCCGACAGGCGCGTGCTGCTGATCATCGTCACGCCCGATGGCGACGTGCAGAACCGCATCCTGGCCATGCAGCGCGACTACAGCGAGGCGGATCTGATCGAGGCGGGCAATTTTTTCAACGTGCATTTCTCGGGCAAGTCTTTCGAGGCGGTGCGGCGCACCCTTTCCACCGAGCTGGCCCAGTTGGGCGAGGACATTTCCAGGCTGATGCAGGCTGCTGTCGAGGCGGGCGCCGAGGCGGCCGACGACGGCGATGCGATGGTGATTTCAGGCGAACGCAAGCTGCTCGAAGTGACCGACATCGCTTCTGACATGGACCGCCTGCGCAAGATGTTCTCGCTGTTCGAGAAAAAGACCGACCTGCTGCAGCTGCTGGACATGTCCCGCCGCGCGCAAGGCGTGCAGATATACATCGGCGGCGATTCGCAGCTCATGCCCGTGGAAGATGTCTCCATCATCACGGCCCCGTACGGAGTGGACGGCAAAGTGGTCGGAACGCTGGGCGTGATCGGACCCACGCGCATGGCCTATGAGCGGGTGATACCCATCGTCGACATCACCGCGCGTCTGCTGTCGAACGCGCTCAGCAACAACTAG